The DNA window GCTCGTTTAGTAAATAAAATTATAGTAATGCATAAAAGCAAGATAGCCATGGTAGGAACACCAAGAGAAGTATTTAAAAGGGCTAATGAGCTTGAAAGCCTTGGATTAGGTGCTCCTCAGATAACGTATTTTATGAAGGCCTTTAAGAGCAAAGGACATGATGTAAGAGAGGATGTCCTTACTGTACAAGAGGCAAAGGAAGAAATATTAGAGTATTTAAGGAGAAGTGGCAATGCTTAAAAATATAACTATAGGTCAATATTTTCCTGGAGAAACAGTTATTCATAGATTAGATCCTAGGATAAAGCTACTAGGAACTTTCGCTTTTATAATAGCCTTATTTTTTATTAATAGTTTTTATCCTTATATTCTTGTAGTAGCATTTATTCTGACGACAATAAAGCTGTCTAAGGTGCCTCTAAACTATGTACTTAAAGGATTAAAACCACTGTTTTTAATAATTTCAATTACATTTTTAATAAACCTGTTTATGACAAAGGGTGAAATACTTTTTGAAATCGGGCCACTAGATGTGACTAAAGAAGGGCTATTGCAAGCTACCTTTATGGCTCTGAGACTAATATTTCTAGTTATGGGAACTTCATTGCTAACTCTTACTACTTCACCAATTTCATTGACTGACGGAATAGAGAGACTATTAAAGCCTCTAAGCAAAATAGGTGTACCAGCTCATGAACTTGCTATGATGATGACTATAGCCCTTAGATTTATTCCTACTTTATTAGAGGAAACAGACAAGATAATGAAAGCTCAAATGGCAAGAGGAGCAGATTTTGAAAGCGGTAACATAATGAATAGAGCAAAGAGCTTAGTTCCACTACTAGTCCCACTTTTCGTGAGCGCATTTAGGCGTGCAGATGAGCTTGCTATGGCTATGGAGGCAAGATGCTATAGAGGTGGAGAAAATAGAACTAGAATGAAAGAACTAAAGCTAGAGAAGGTGGATTTTGTAGCATTAAGTATAACGACAGTATTTATAGCAATAATAATCACATACAGGTATATATAGAAGGGATCATTATGAGAAATATTAAGCTCATAATAGAATACGATGGAACAAATTATTTTGGCTGGCAGAAGCAGCCACATCAAAAAACAATACAAGAAGCTATAGAGTATTCAATAAAAAAAATCACCAAAGAAGATGTCGGTATTTTTGGCTCTGGCAGAACTGATAGAGGAGTCCATGCAAGAGGACAGGTGGCAAACTTCTTTACTGAGGCTAAGATACCTGGTGAAAAATTCAAGGATGCTATTAACAGCGTGCTGCCTAGTGATATTGTAATAAGCCATTCAGAAGAGGTGGACTGTTCATTTCATTCAAGATATAGTGCTCAGGGAAAGGAATACAGGTATGTAATCTATAATAGAAGGATACCAAGCCCACTGTTGAGAAATTATGCATACCATGTGCCTCAGAAGCTTCACTTTGATTTAATGCAAAAAGCCTCAGCTGACTTTATTGGAACTCATGATTTTACTGCTTTCATGGCTTCAGGAAGCTCAGTAAAAGATACTACTAGGACAATATATAGCATACACTTAAACAAAAATCACGAAATAATCGAATTAAAGATAAATGGAAATGGATTTTTATATAATATGGTTAGGATTATAGCAGGCACATTAGTAGACATAGGAATAGGTAAGATTGATAGCAGCTATATTTCAGAAATATTATTATCAAAGGATAGAAAAAATGCAGGACATACTGCGCCTCCACACGGATTATATCTGGAGAAGGTATTTTACTAGAAATAATTTTCCGATTTATTGAAAATGACTTGACACACGTGGAAGGTTGTATTAAAATATAAAGGTATGTTGGCGTAAAAAATCCACTAGCCCCGGATTTTTATATAAATACATTCAACTCATCGGTTTTAAGGAGGGAAATAATGAAAAGTTTTATCGCAAAGCCTAATGAAATTGAAAGAAAATGGTATATTATTGATGCTGAAGGAAAAACACTAGGAAGACTTAGTACAGAAATTGCAAGTATATTAAGAGGAAAACATAAACCAATTTTTACACCTCATGTTGATACAGGAGATTATGTAATCGTAATCAATGCAGAAAAAATTGTAATGACAGGAAAGAAACTAGAGCAAAAGGCATATAGATACCATACTGGGTATCCAGGTGGACTTAAAGAAGTTCCATACAGCACACTAATGGAAAAAAATCCAGAAAAAATAATTAGTTTGGCAGTTAAAGGCATGCTACCTAAAAATTCTTTAGGAAGAGCTATGTTCAAGAAATTAAAAGTTTACAAAGGTTCAGAACATAAACATGAAGCTCAAAAACCTGAAGTTTATGAAATATAGTTCAGGAAGGGAGGAGACTGTAAATGGCTAAGGTTCAATACTACGGTACAGGTAGAAGGAAAAAATCAATAGCAAGAGTAAGATTAGTTCCAGGTTCAGGGAACATAACTATAAATAAAAGAGATATAGAAGAGTACTTTAACTATGATACATTAAAAGTATTAGTTAAAGAACCTCTTACTATAACAGATACATTAGATAAATATGATGCATTAATTATAGTTAATGGCGGTGGATTTACTGGCCAAGCAGGAGCAGTAAGACACGGAATATCAAGAGCCCTAATTAAAGCAGACGAAGAGCTAAGACCAATACTTAAGAAAGCTGGCTTCTTAACAAGAGACCCAAGAATGAAAGAAAGAAAGAAATATGGTCTTAAGAAAGCTAGAAGAGCATCACAGTTCTCAAAGAGATAATTTTTATAAAAATGAGTATAAAACAGTCACAGAAATGTGGCTGTTTTTATTTTGTCTAAAAGCACTATATATAGTAAACATAGCGACATATAACACTACATATAGAGGTTATAGATATAACAGGTAAATATGATTGGACTTGTAGTAATTAAAGAAGTGTTGTTAAATGTTGGTCATGATTTGTTTATATGGGTAAATTTCTACCCGTTATTACACAGTGGGTTTTTGGTGTGTGTAGAAAGATGTGTAGAATGAACTTCTATATAGAAAATTTAAACGTAAAATGGACAATGAATAAGGAACATCTACTTTAAGAAAAAGTGGGTGTGCCTTTTGTATTGTATTGGACTGAAATATATACATAGATATCAACGTGATAATTATTATAGGTATAAATTAAAAAGTTAAAAAATAACTTTGAGATTTAAATAAACGGTTAGTGAAGAGCTAACAGAAAGAGGGATAACAATGATAATTAGAATTACTGAACCAAATGGAAGAAAAGGAATCGTAGTAGTGAAAGATGACGGAAGAGTTTATAAGGTATTAGCTGATGTAATAAGAGTAGAGTACTATAGAGAAAAAGCAGAAAAAGTATTATTTGCAGTAGATATACAAGATTTAACAAGAAGAAAAGGTTGTAGCATAAGTGATAATACTTATAATGTTGGAGATGACAGAAGACTACAAGCAAAAGTAACATATGACTTCATAGTTGGTGATGTAGAACTAACTGATAAAGTTGAAGTTAAAACAGATTTAACAGAAGAACATGATGGTGAATTAGCTCGTTATATAAAAGCTATAGGAATTAAAAGGACAATTGAAGATATGATAGAAGATTATTTTGAGCATTATAGCTACAGTCTAAAAGAAATCAGATGTAATAAATGCAATAGTAATCTTGGTTATGTCGAAGGTGATTACTCTATAATTTGTGATAGTTGTGGATTATTAAACAGAAGATAAAAACAAATGGTCACTTGGTTAGTTTAACAGCTAATCAAGTGACCTACAAGATAAGGAGGTACAAGCTTATGGGTGAACTAATACTTCCTGATATTAAAATAATATACGATATTAGAGAAGAACTAAGACAAGACCCAATATATTGGGCATTATCACTTAGCATTACTCATGTAATAGTAGAGAATTATTCAATGGATGCAAAGATGATAAAGCAGCTTGAAAGTGATAATTCATTTAGTGATGAAGTTAGTTTAATGTTCATAGTAGAAAAAGATGGAGAAAGAATAAGTTTAGTTGCATTTGCTGTAGAAGATAATACTGGCTTATATATAAGAGTTCAGCATTTACAAGATGATTATTACTTTAAAGTAGAGAAAAACAGTCACTTTCAATCATTAGACATTGTAACTGAAGAATCATTTAAACATGATGTAAGATTACTGAAATTAATAAAGAATCCGAGCAATGAGACATTAGAGAAGTTTGGAATAGGAAAGCAAGTTGATTATAGGCTATTTGACGGAAAAAGGAAGTTGAGATTAGACCAATCAACAGTGAAACTATTTAAGAGTTTATTTGATTAATAGCAGGGGGCGATAATATGATACAAATTCTAATGTTAGATACTGAATTAAGTAATGAAGACGCTGCTAAATGGATGATTGACATATTAGATAAATACCCACATATCAACATAGGATTTAGAGCTACTACATTTCAGGTTGAAGAAGTTAAGAAGATTATAAAAGAAAGAATGGTTATCTCAAAAGCAATAAATGACCTAGTTAAAAATACAGAATTACTTGAGGATAAATTAAACAGTGCTTCTGATAATCAACTAGATAAGCTTGAAGAATTAGAAAAAAGCATTAAAGAGTTATATGCAGGTATACAGATTGTAAAGTTGAATAAATCGCAAGTTGTTTAATACATTACATTTACTAGTGGAAAAGTTAGTCTATTGGCTAAAGGTGAATGTGGTGTAAATTACCAGATACTCAATAATAACTAGTGGTGTACTTCAAAGTACATCACTAAATTAAAAATTAGGAGGACACTAACATGACAAACTCAATAATTACTTTAATGGTACTATTCTTCATAATGATATTCGTTGGATACTTGGCAATAATGTTTTACAGTTTAACT is part of the Proteiniborus sp. MB09-C3 genome and encodes:
- a CDS encoding energy-coupling factor transporter transmembrane component T, which encodes MLKNITIGQYFPGETVIHRLDPRIKLLGTFAFIIALFFINSFYPYILVVAFILTTIKLSKVPLNYVLKGLKPLFLIISITFLINLFMTKGEILFEIGPLDVTKEGLLQATFMALRLIFLVMGTSLLTLTTSPISLTDGIERLLKPLSKIGVPAHELAMMMTIALRFIPTLLEETDKIMKAQMARGADFESGNIMNRAKSLVPLLVPLFVSAFRRADELAMAMEARCYRGGENRTRMKELKLEKVDFVALSITTVFIAIIITYRYI
- the truA gene encoding tRNA pseudouridine(38-40) synthase TruA, producing MRNIKLIIEYDGTNYFGWQKQPHQKTIQEAIEYSIKKITKEDVGIFGSGRTDRGVHARGQVANFFTEAKIPGEKFKDAINSVLPSDIVISHSEEVDCSFHSRYSAQGKEYRYVIYNRRIPSPLLRNYAYHVPQKLHFDLMQKASADFIGTHDFTAFMASGSSVKDTTRTIYSIHLNKNHEIIELKINGNGFLYNMVRIIAGTLVDIGIGKIDSSYISEILLSKDRKNAGHTAPPHGLYLEKVFY
- the rplM gene encoding 50S ribosomal protein L13; this encodes MMKSFIAKPNEIERKWYIIDAEGKTLGRLSTEIASILRGKHKPIFTPHVDTGDYVIVINAEKIVMTGKKLEQKAYRYHTGYPGGLKEVPYSTLMEKNPEKIISLAVKGMLPKNSLGRAMFKKLKVYKGSEHKHEAQKPEVYEI
- the rpsI gene encoding 30S ribosomal protein S9; the encoded protein is MAKVQYYGTGRRKKSIARVRLVPGSGNITINKRDIEEYFNYDTLKVLVKEPLTITDTLDKYDALIIVNGGGFTGQAGAVRHGISRALIKADEELRPILKKAGFLTRDPRMKERKKYGLKKARRASQFSKR